In the genome of bacterium, the window GATTCTCCCTTTGGTCTATCCCCCCCTGGTCGCCGGGCTTCATGCGGGCTTCTTGGGGCAACTTCAGTCCTCGCTCACGGAGGAGACTCCGTTCCTTTTGTCCAGCGACCGTCAGGCCCTGCTCGAACTGGTCGAATACGGGGCGCCCATGCGCCATATCGCCGACGAGCTCCTTTTTTCCGTTCATCGGGCCTGGGCGGACGCGATCGAGCAGGAACACGGGAAAACAAACATCTCGGTGGCGCCGTTCGGCGTTTCCCGCCTCTTCCGCCCCATCGTGGACGAGCGGTGGCAGCACGATCCCCTGTCGGGCCAAAAGGCCGATCCGGAGGCGATCGCGAAACAGCTGGAGGACCAGCACCCGCAGTCGAGGGACGTGCTTGAGATCCGCTGCCGGAGCGACCTCTTCGATCTGCACTCGCTGTTCATGGTCCACCAAAATCTGATGCCCTACGGCCTCTATTTTTACGGGACGCGCGGTGGATTCACCGTCGCGCGTATCGCCTCCTGCACGTTCATCGAGTCCGCCCTCCGGTATTGCCTGGGCGAGCGCGCCATCGCCCCCTGCTTCGCGGGGGGGGAAATCCCGGCCGCGACCGTGAACCAGCTTCATCTGGGCGGATTTCACGGCGTCGGCATGCCGCTCAAGAAGATCCGCATGCACAACCGCTGGGCGTCCCCGGCGGAATATCCCTGGCACGATCTTTTCCATTTGATCGAGGCATCGATCCATCTCCCGGCCTGGAAGCAGCGCGCGGCCAGCGCCTTCTTCGACGTCCTCTACAACGCGCGCCTGACCTATGGCGTCGGCTGGGTGGCCTCGGCCGACGATATCGAACTTCTCCTGGACCTCGATCTGGACAACGAGGAAAGCGGGACCCTGGAGCATGTCGTCGCGCGTGTTCTCTACAACATCCGTGCGGCCCACGGCGAGGCTGCGGCCAAGAAGGTGGCCGACCAATACGGGAAGGTCCTCAAGAGCCTCAAGGGAAACAAGGGTTTCAGGAACGATCCGGAATTTGTGCGTTTCAAGGAGGCCGTTCCCGGCTTGATCTCCCAAAGCCAGTGAATCAGCGGACCAAGCGCAGCGAGTAGAGACGCCCGCCGTTGGAGAGATAGTAGATCCTGTCCTCATCCACCACCGGATCGGAATAGATTCCCTTTCTGGCGAAGCGTCGGGCGATCACGTGCCCGTCCTCCGCGTCCACGAAGTTCATGGTCTTGTCGGAGAGTCCCACCGCGATCAGGTCTTTATAGGCGACGGGGGCGGTCAGGGCCCCGCGTCCGATCGGCGAATCCCAAACGCGGGTTCCGTCCTTCTTCTGGTAGGCGATCAGATGCCCGTTCGACGCGGCGGCGACGAGGAGGTCACCCGCCGCCAGGAGGCGGACGCCGCTGCCCTGCGGTTGGCTCCAGAGGACTTTGCCGTTCTGCTTGGAGAGCGCGTAAAGCCCGCCGTCGAAAGTCGCAACGTAAACGCGGTCGGCCTCCACCAAGGGCGTGCCGTCGACGTCACTGAACCCCCTGGCCTTCTCCTGGGCGAGGGATTTCTCCCAAAGGACCTTTCCCCCCGAGGCGGACAGGGCCTGCACGACGCCGTCCGAATAGCCCACGAACACCCGGTCGCCCGAAGGGTCCGGCGCCGGGGAGGCGTTGCCACGGATGGTCATCTGAATCCGGCCCGTGAACTCCCTCTTTCTTCCGCCCTCCCAGAGAAGACGGCCGTCCGCAGCACTCAGGGCTGAGACCTTCCCTTCCGCGGTCGCAACGTAGACGCGATCGCCGCCCACGGCCGGGGCGGAAAGGATCTCAGAGCCCAGTTCCGCCCTCCATGCCTCCTTGCCGTCGGGGATCGACACCGCGTAGATCCGTCCGTCGTCGTCCCCGAAGAGGACCCGGTCGTTCCAGAAGGCAGGCGCGGAGTTGACCGGACCCGTGGTCTTGAAGCGCCACTCCTTGCCGCCGTTCTTTTTCTTCATGGCGTAAAAGTAGCCGCCGTCGGAGCCGACGAAGATCAGGTCTCCATGCACGAGGGGCGAGGCGTTTTCCTTGCGTTTGTATTTGAAGAACTTGCCCTTTTTGAGCGCCGAGACCCATTGAGGGCTGTAGGGCAGCTTCTCGACGCGCCGTTCCTTGAGCGGAACGTTCTTCCACGCGTGGGCCTCGCCTTGGCAGAGGGCCGCGGCGAGGCTGAGGCTGAGGACGATCAGCGCGAGGGAGACGGCGCGGCGGGTCGGGTTTCTGGTTCCAGCCATTTTTCTCTCTCCCGGGCCTCGAGTTTGACGCTCGGCTCCTTCGCTCCCTCGGACAGGGTGTGGTAGATCGCGAACGCCTGGTCCTTGTTTCCGCTCACTTCCTGCGCCCGTGCCAAGAGCAGTTGGGTATAATCCGCGTTCGCGTTCTTCGGGTCCCGTGCGGTCCGGTCCAAGAGCTCTGCGGCCTTGGCCGCCTCGCCCTTTCTCAGGTAGGCGAGCGCGAGATTCTGCCCGGCGGCGATTCGAAGCAGGTCCGGCGCCGAAGCGTCCGAAGCGAGGGGCGCATACCAGTCGATGGCGCGGTCATATTCCTTACCGTCCAGGGCCAGCTTGCCGAGGCGGATGCGCGCCACCTTGGCGGCATTGGAGCGCCCGTAGTCCTTGGCCAGGACCTCTAACTCCCCCTTGTTGAGGAGCGCGGAGGCCTTGCCCTGGTAATAGGACGAATACGCCTTAAGGCCGGCGAAGAGGACCAAGAGGACGCCGGCCACGGCCAGGATCGGCGCGAGTTTACGGCGATTCTCCATCGCACGGATCGCGAGGCGGTCGATGGGGCGATAAAGCGGCAAAGGGGCGTCGGATTTCCGGAGATGAGGACGCTGCTTGTAAGTCGGCATCTTCTTTGGCTGCCTTAAAAGACGCGGTTTGTCAATTGACTAGCATGCTGATTTCATTTATTTTTTCTTATATGTGCTTCTAAATGGAGCACATCGATGGATTCCGGATTATACTATTTCTGAGGGGTGTTTCCATCATGATGTCTCGAAATGGCACAAACTTGGTCGAGCGACTCAAGAAATATGCCAAGGAGACCAAGAGGGATCTCAACACGACGCTGACCTACGTCAAGCTTGCCATGGAGGGAAACAAGGTCGAGCGTCTGACGGATTTCAGCCGATGCCAGCATCCGGTCCTCCTCCTCTACGGGTTTGGCGCGACACGGAGGGTCTTCAGCATACTGGAGCGCCGGCTCCGCAAGGACGGCTTCGGCGTCTTCAGTTTCAACCTGGGAGGCATGTTCGACACGTTCAATACGCGTTGCATCGAGGAAATGGCCCAGCTCGTCCACGACAAGGTCGAACGTCTCTGCCAGCGCTACGATCTAAAGAAGATCAGCGTGATCGGGCATTCCAAGGGCGGTCTCATCGGGCGCTACTACGTCAAGCGTCTCGGCGGGGCTCAACGCGTCCGCACCTTGATCACGCTCGGCACCCCGCACGGAGGGAATCCGTGGGCCCTGGTCGGCATCTTTTCGCCGCTCGCCATCTTCTCGCGCAGCCTCTGGCAGATGTACCCGATGTCGCCCTTCATCCGGAAACTTCAGAAAGGGGCCTGGCCCAAGCACGTGCGTTTTGTCTCGATCTATTCCAAGGAAGACCGCGTGTGTTTTTACAAGAGCTCGATCCTCGATATCCCCGAGGGCGTGACGTACATGAAGAACGTCCTCGTTCCGGGACTGAGCCACTCGGATTACCTGATCCGCAAGACCGCCTACAACCTCATCAAGAAGGAATTGATGACGGGGGAAAAACAGGGCTGATGATCATCGTCTCTTTCTTCGGAATAGGATCTCGATCGGCGCCCCTCCGAAGTTGAAGGTCCTCCGGAACCCGTTGGCCAAATATCGCTTGAACGAAAAATGCACGCCTTTGGGCTCGCTCACGAAGATGATGAAGGTCGGCGGGCGGACGCCCGTTTGCGTCGCGTAGAAGAACTTGACCGGCTTGCCCTTGAAGACCGGAGGGTTGTGGGCACCGATCAGCCCCTCGAAGGCCCGGTTGACGTCGCTCGTCGGCACGCGCAACCCGCAGGCGTCGTAAAGCCGGTTCACGGCCGGCCACACGGTGTCGCAACCCTCGCCGGTCTTGGCCGAAACGGCGAGCACCGGCGCGTGGGCGAAGAACGGGAGCTCGTCCTCGTATTTGGTGAAAAACGACTTTCGATCCTTGGCCGGGATGAGATCCCACTTGTTCCAAAGGACCACGACGCCCCGGCGCGCCTCCTGGGCGTAACCCGCCACGTGCGCGTCCTGTTTATGGATGCCTTCGGTCGCGTCCAAGACGAGCAAACACACGTCCGAACGCTCGATCGCCTTGAGGGAGTTCAGCACGGAATAACGTTCGACCTTGGAAGCCCACGTCCCGCGGCGGCGGATGCCCGCGGTGTCGATGAGGAGATAGTCGCGTCCGTCCACCGTGACGGGCGTGTCGATGGCGTCCCGGGTGGTGCCCGGGGCGTCGTGGACGACCAGGCGGTCTTCTCCCAGGAGACGGTTCAAGAGCGAGGACTTGCCCACATTCGGCCGGCCGATGACGGAGAGGCGGATGGGTTTGGGCGCCGTATCCTCAACCTCTTCTTCGAGTTTTGGCCACGGCGCGACGACTCGATCCAAGAGGTCATTGACCTTGTAACCGTGCTCGGCGGAGACCGGCAGGACGTCCTCGCCCAGCGAGAAGAACTCCGTGAGGGTCTCTTCGTTCTTCGGGCCGTCGATCTTGTTGGCCACGAAGAAGACGCGTTTGCCCGATCGCCGAAGGTATTGCGCGATCTCCGCCTCGTCGGGCAGCAGCCCCTCGCGGGCGTCCATGACGAAGAGAATGACGTCCGCCTCACCGATGGCCAGGTCCACCTGTTCGCGGATCTTGTCTTCGATCGCGCCCTTCCCCTGCTCGTCCAGAAAAAGCCCGCCCGTGTCGACGACGACGAACTCGCGCGCGTCCCAGTGCGCGTGGCCGTAGTGGCGGTCGCGCGTGACGCCGGGTTCGTCGAGCGTGATGGCCCGGTGCCCTCCGACCAAACGGTTGAAGAGTGTGGATTTGCCGACGTTGGGCCGGCCGACGATGGCAACGATTGGTTTCATAGTGAGCGAGTACGACCCGAACCGGCTTAGCCGGTCGGGACGACGGAGCGAACGATCCGATCCCGGTTTTCAGATGGGGTTGTTAAGGGGAGAGCGGTATATCCCCTTAACTATCAATGGTGGCAGCGGAGGGATTCGAACCCCCGACACGGCGGGTATGAACCGCCTGCTCTACCAACTGAGCTACGCTGCCGAAATCAAGAGCGCACTGCTATATATAATGGGCTCTTTCCGTGCAATGAATTTGAAAAATTGACCCTTTCCCGGCTCTTGGATACGATGGTTTCATGCCCGAGGAAAAATCCCGACAGGTCTTTCAAAAAATCTGGAATAAAGTCGCCAAGCCAGGGCCTGACGGCCGGAAGCTCATCGTCATCCGGAACCGGGCCGATTTGGAATACCATTGGTGGTCGGGCCTCGTGGACGATGACAAGTACTCGATGCAGGACTGGGTCGCCGCCTTTCAAGATTCCCTCCTCCCCAACGGCGGCTACCTCGTGACCGAGGAACAGTGGATGGCCAAGGCGGAGTTCCACTACGCGGGCCCCATCGCCACGCCCTACGACCCCATGACGATCCGCGAGGGGGAATGGGGCGAAGACGAGTTGAACGACCTGGTCTGGAACAAACTGAAGCCCTGTGTCTACTTTTCGAAGGACGACTGGGGGAAGATCATCGCCGAGGTCAAGAAGACGCTCCCCAAGAAGGACGGCAAATACGTCATTGGCCGCGAGCTCAAGCAGGAATGGACGACGTTCGTGAACACCTACGCCTCGCCCCGCCGCATCCTCCAGTTGGGGGTCTATCAACTCAGGGCGCAGCAAAAAGGCCAGGCCGGACCGCTCGGCCCCTCCCCCACCCCCCCCGCCGCGACGGGCTATGCGCAAGGGCCGGCTCAGAGTCGTACTATCGCCGACCGTCTGAGCCAATTGATCGGCAAGCGGAATCAGTAGGTTTTGACGGGACGCGAAACTCGAAAGGAGAGATACTCCGATAATCAGGACAATCGGAGGCTGTTCCTATGTCCCATGTCCCCTCTACGACGCATACGACCGGTCCGACCCTCTCTCATGGAGGCCCTTCGTCCATTGCGGGCGGGATGGAGATTGCCAAGGATGCGGCGCGTGTTTCGGGTGGCCCGAATCCGTTGGCGGCTGATCCCACGCAGAGCTTGGCCGCGCAGTACGCCTAAGGATTCGTTTACAAGCCTCTGAAATTACGATATATTTCGACCATGCCTCCTTCTCAACCCAAAGAACAAGCTGTTCGGGCCGTGAAGGCCATCTGGGCCGCCGTTTCGCAGACCGGTCCCGACGGCAAGAAATGCATTTCGTTCGCCAATCGGAACGACCTCGTCTACCTTTTTTGCACGGGATTCGTGGACGAGACCAAGCACACCCTGACCGATTGGGTGGATTCCTTCAATGATTCCCTCCAGCCCGATGGGAGTTACCGCCTGACGGAGGAACAATGGATGTCGAAGGCCAATTACCGCTACTGCGGTCCGGTGGGCCGCCCCTTCGACCCCATGCTCCTCCGCGAGGGCGATTGGCCCGAAAAGGAGATGGAGACTCTCCTGAAGACCCATCTCCTCCCGGCCGTCTATTTTACCGAAAAAGAGTTCCGGACCATCTTTGACGAGGTCAAGCCGACATTCTTTTCGGGCGGCATCTACAAGATCAGCCGGCAGGTGAAGGAAGACTTGAAGAAGATGATCGATCTCTACCCCTCGCCCGCCCAGGTCCGCGCCTTGGGGTTGGCCGAGGCCCGGGCCGAGATGGCCTCAAAGGGGTCTGGATTCACCACCGGGCAGGCCCAGAGCCAGATCGCGGCCCAGAGGCTCTCGGACCTGCTGAACCGGTCGGGGGGAAAAGGCTAGGAAAATGACGTACGGACCGCAACC includes:
- a CDS encoding PQQ-binding-like beta-propeller repeat protein → MAGTRNPTRRAVSLALIVLSLSLAAALCQGEAHAWKNVPLKERRVEKLPYSPQWVSALKKGKFFKYKRKENASPLVHGDLIFVGSDGGYFYAMKKKNGGKEWRFKTTGPVNSAPAFWNDRVLFGDDDGRIYAVSIPDGKEAWRAELGSEILSAPAVGGDRVYVATAEGKVSALSAADGRLLWEGGRKREFTGRIQMTIRGNASPAPDPSGDRVFVGYSDGVVQALSASGGKVLWEKSLAQEKARGFSDVDGTPLVEADRVYVATFDGGLYALSKQNGKVLWSQPQGSGVRLLAAGDLLVAAASNGHLIAYQKKDGTRVWDSPIGRGALTAPVAYKDLIAVGLSDKTMNFVDAEDGHVIARRFARKGIYSDPVVDEDRIYYLSNGGRLYSLRLVR
- a CDS encoding alpha/beta fold hydrolase — translated: MMSRNGTNLVERLKKYAKETKRDLNTTLTYVKLAMEGNKVERLTDFSRCQHPVLLLYGFGATRRVFSILERRLRKDGFGVFSFNLGGMFDTFNTRCIEEMAQLVHDKVERLCQRYDLKKISVIGHSKGGLIGRYYVKRLGGAQRVRTLITLGTPHGGNPWALVGIFSPLAIFSRSLWQMYPMSPFIRKLQKGAWPKHVRFVSIYSKEDRVCFYKSSILDIPEGVTYMKNVLVPGLSHSDYLIRKTAYNLIKKELMTGEKQG
- the der gene encoding ribosome biogenesis GTPase Der; the protein is MKPIVAIVGRPNVGKSTLFNRLVGGHRAITLDEPGVTRDRHYGHAHWDAREFVVVDTGGLFLDEQGKGAIEDKIREQVDLAIGEADVILFVMDAREGLLPDEAEIAQYLRRSGKRVFFVANKIDGPKNEETLTEFFSLGEDVLPVSAEHGYKVNDLLDRVVAPWPKLEEEVEDTAPKPIRLSVIGRPNVGKSSLLNRLLGEDRLVVHDAPGTTRDAIDTPVTVDGRDYLLIDTAGIRRRGTWASKVERYSVLNSLKAIERSDVCLLVLDATEGIHKQDAHVAGYAQEARRGVVVLWNKWDLIPAKDRKSFFTKYEDELPFFAHAPVLAVSAKTGEGCDTVWPAVNRLYDACGLRVPTSDVNRAFEGLIGAHNPPVFKGKPVKFFYATQTGVRPPTFIIFVSEPKGVHFSFKRYLANGFRRTFNFGGAPIEILFRRKRR